The segment GGAACAATCAGGCCGAGCGCGCcctattacattttatttttaacattgaaaatctcttaatgattaaatattacttattttgaattatttaatattcactCTCCTTCTTGATAAACGAATAGATAATGAAGAGTAGCTATTATTTGTatcaatgattaatttatttgtataacattttaatcgCTCTTTTTAACGTGAAAAGATACCtttcgcaaatttttttctttttaaatatgtatttaacatattttctaaGTTCGACCGTGTTGTTTCTCAGCTCTTTGTATCATTAATAATGCATCAGGAAGTCGGAATACTGAACAGGGTCTATTTCATGTTTCAGCTTACAGGCGAAAATAATGAAGTGGCTCTGGATAATCGTTTTGGTAGCTCTGGCCCTGCCGGCTGCCGTGCCACGGAAAATTCACAGAAGCAAACCCAGtgagtatacattttttaataaacgtaaAGTCTCATATATAAGCGATTATAtcgcagaaaaatattattgcaagaaACTTCTcacattcatttattttcaactagTGATATCCTGCCTCTTTCAAAGAATTATTCTCCTCTTTCGCTGAATaggagatatttaaatttgactaTTATACTTAAACTTTACAACCGAGAAAGGGATATTCGTGGTACTTTATACATGAAGAATGTATCGTATAATTATTGAGATTTGATCAAAGCGCGTTTTCCTAATCATTATCCTATCGTGGTTATCCTCGATTCGGAAAATTTTTGATGCATCGCGAGTcagaaaattcaatttctattATGGAATTCGCATTATGATTGAAGAAGACTGCTTGTTTCTCTCTTCGCGTAAGCCGATTCCGAAAGAGAGGCATTGCTGTCGGAAGTACTTTACAGAAGTTTTCGATTGTAATCGCAAACGATAGTTTTACGATAAATCGCCAAATCTTtgaataatctaaaatatagtagaggcgaggaaaaaaaagtatgtttttatttttttttaatgtacacgAAAACACATACACCGGAAAGGCAACTGAAAAGCTATCGTACAACTGTTTGAAGCAGTATCCTGGGAAATGTGTTGGGAATGTTGTTATCCTGGTATTATTGTTATCAGATAATTTTCAAAGCGATAGGGAACTTCCGACACATGTGAATAAacggaaaattttatttaataaaaaactcaTTGTAACTTTGAAACATTTGTATCctctgttatatttttatctttctttattgTTATACAGGATGGTCAgaaagttaaaagaaaataattgagaaaaaattttttgcaaaattattattatggaatacaatttttttatacgaggcTATGtattcaacaaaaattaattttgaaacttttcaataatttttacgctttTGAAAGTATCAGTATTAGTCaaggttttataaaatattattaaaataattttataaataataataaatattttataaatactattaaaagtttcaaaattaatgttttttggATGATTTATTTTGAATGATCCATTGAATGATCCTTAATGGTGactattaatacataaaagtacattttctcatttataataataaacaatttaaaataatttaagttacTAAACAagttatacaatatacatatatatcataaattttattttttcagtagTAAATTTTCAATggagaatttttatatgtttctatGCATATTTTAAGAGATAAATGTTTCaagataaaagtttttaatgtatGACATGAGGTTCAACAAGCTTGAAAAAGTGTTAATATGTATGTCAAATTTTCCAAttctttaaatcaattttattgaaaacaaagctttgtataaaaaaattggattcaatttatttttgcaccaGAACTACCTTCTTGTCGGTTACATCATGTTTTCTCTCCGTCCTGTATCTCATTGTCTTGATTGCAAGATGCACTTGGTTTCGTTCTCGCGCTCTTGGTCAAGATTTTCCCTCTTGTTCTTTACAAGTGTAAATGAGCGGTGTTAGAGAAGAGTTGTCAGCCCAAGCCGGGCCTTTATCGTCGACAGATGTCGGTTATTGAGAGAACGtctctctttttgttttcAGCGCCTCGACTGTACGGCGACAATGTCTCTGTCGATTTAATAATGACCAGCAACAGCAAAGTGCGACAGAAGATTGTGGAGATACACAATTCCTTCCGCATGCAGGTCAAGCCAACTGCCGCCAACATGCTTGTGATGGTAAGAACTCCATTTGTATTCTCTTTTAACAAGAAAGATCGGGACTCAGACAAATAAATTTCCAGCGCATTCGAGACTAGGTGTTGGACGACGATTATCCGTCAACATTTcattaggaaaaaaattagcCCTCTAAAATTTCGtcgaaaagatttaattttgtacGCTGACGTTTGGTCGTTCCatgtagggtaaactcgggatgatggccataggtttttaaaatgcaaaaaacatacttttatttttgttattttttaatagttgaCATGTTACCTTCACTGAAGTTTAAATTACGtgatattatcgaaattaaaaggaaaatatttattagaaattttatattatcaaaatagtacgacataagcattggccatcttaaccaacttttaaggaaaagatggccataatatttataaaaaaaataatgaaaacgaaaataaaaattataggtcatataacaaattacatatctttataatatgtctaacgtcgattacgatagcttaactgtaatttattcgacgttacaacagtttttagtggacaaatgaaaaactttacacgtaatcaaaatatgatataaaattaaaaacaaaagtaaaaatatgatataaaattcacaatatcgtcatttcgaataatgtatgcacataactactgtaaatatcgattttctttttttataatgactaaaaaagcgcattctgtagcgattattgaaaaaattacagcctatagCCATCTTTTTCGCATGGTCATCAtatcctagtttaccctataggATAAagtcgggtaagatggccaaggtttttaaaatgcaaaaaacatacttttatttttgttatttaaaatatgatataaaattcacaatatcgtcatttcgaacaatgtatgcacataaacaactgtaaatatcaattttctttttaatagtgtttgacatGTTaccttcactgaagcttaaattacgtaatattatcgaaattaaaagaaaaatatttaatagaatctttatattatcaaaatagtacaacataagcattgacCATCTTagccaacttttaaggaaaagatggccataatatttataaaaaaatagtgaaaacgaaaataaaaattataggtcatgtaacaatttacatatctttataatatgtctaacgtcgattacgataactcaactgtaatttattcgacgttataacagtttttagtggacacatgaaaaactttgcaggtagtcaaaagtaaaaatatgatataaaattcacaatatcgtcATTTCGAgcaatgtatgcacataaacaactgtaaatatcaattttcttttttataatgactaaaagaccgcactatgtagcgattattgaaaaaattgtacagcctatggccatcatatccTAGTTTACTCTATTGTGTTTATGTAAATTTGCTTTcatagtatttaataattcattcgCAAAGTCTGCAAATTAcgcagattaaaaaaaatatctcacaaagtctattttttttttcacatataatttatatttacgtaGAGTATGCGAAGAAAgctatttatcataaataggTTCACGAAGATGTAACTCGTTAAATCGCATTACTGCCGCGGGATTGAGCGATAAACGGTCTGCAAAGATAAAATCGGACGAGAATGCGAGTGGGTTGTACGTTACAAGTGTTATTTGCGAAACACGAAATCGATGTATCCTATTTCCGTTGATCGGCGCGATTTGAACTTCAAAGCAGAAACGGTTTCGAAAGTGGACGTTTACGGCGCTTGATCGGGACCTTCGCCGATAACcgcttttctataaatttcatttcgaCGGGGGTCGCGATATTTCGCAAACTAGCTCCCGTGCAGTTTGTCGATACGAGAAAGAGCAAAGCTTCGACATATCTGTCATTGTTGCGTTTGCTCATGCCGGCGACTTGTTTCCGTTTATGGACGATGAAATATGGGGAGACTTGAAGATTTtgtgcaatataaatataaatatgaatctaaatataaaaatagaaaaatagatttttttggagatagacaaataaattatctacttttatttattattttttaaatgattacacaaaataaattaaatatatttgtttcaaattcatattatatacatatatatatatatatttttaaaattttttattataattgagttatttttaaatttgaaattttgaggaTTTTGTGCATTCTTGGGAGAATCAGCTCTCTCggatctttttaaaattctttcgcGCAGGATTCGAGAATGATACGAACTAGCGGAATCTCGCTCCAGTTTCCATCGATTTTCCCATCTTTCGGCATGCCTTCGACAATACGTTGTCACTTTTCAAAATGGAATTCTTCCAAACTCTCTAGCTTctgtatctctctctttttgtgaAAATGAGAATAGCCTTTCGGCTACGTTGACTTCAATATCGATACTGACAGATTTTTCTGTTTGAGTCTGGTTAATTTTATGTgatgacataattttaaactctttagttttactataatttaaaaaaatgttacacaataaataagtttgaaatatatataatgtagattaaaatatcatcaaatatttatatttgtgggggagaataaaaataaattatattataaattattattaaatgttaggAGCGTGCAGTCTATTGTTCTATGtacttttactattattttaaggcatcatttttttctataaaatatatatagcagTACtgccttttttcttttactatttaattgtaaaacaaaacaaaaaaatgctGGCAATTACCTTGAGAAGTTTTGTCGCACAATCGTGGAACAAACTTAAATCGtataatttggaaaattcAGAGGTTTAAATTTGCTTAATTAGGAACGACGGCTTATCTCTTTGTGAAATTTACACAAATAACATTCGAAATGATTATCGGTCGTGCAAATGAGCAGGTACGACCGGAAACGCAAgctcttataaaaatagagaatagaCACACAGCGACGTAATTCAATTTTCGTCTGTGGCACAATGTGCATTTAATTCGGAATTTTCGGCAACTTTACGGTAGATAATGCTCGCCGTTAATTGGACTGATTAAAACTAAGCGACGAAAGCGCTCGTTATCCGTTCATTtcgtgatatatattttccgcaTTTTCTAGAAGATTAACAAAACTGCTGAATGGTAAATCCTTTGCagcaattattgtttataatatgttgTTTATTACAtgtctcttttctctttctctctctctctctctctctctctctctctcttcctcttttgtTTGGATAATAAAgcacaatattacaataaaatattcatgttttagaaataataggtaattaataagatattatttatctgtAAAGTGTTTCGATcgtaaataattgcaataaagcatgcatttataatgcaatattaattgtgtgtgtgtaaaaggacataaataaatatataaataggaaATTATATTCTGTAAGAGTTTTacattacacacatatacgcacactataaatttataaaaaataatttaaatataattacaattttattgtcagatatttaaattgcTTAATAAACGCTTGacgttaaaatgttaaaagctGTGCACACAAAATGGCTGACTTTATCAGAATTTACTTTACATAGCGGTTTACTTGATCGGAAAACTAAATTTTCGAGGTTTGCCGTCAAGGACGGCGCAAGATTTCAATTTCCGGCCTGTATCGACGTTATTATCCgatctatatataaacatatacgcACATGTGTACACTATATATCACTCGCTTTCCGTTGTTTCTCCTCCGGATATAGTGCAAGGGATGTTAGAAGCGGAAACGCGACATCCACCGCAGAGTTggtaatttaatgtaataaatttatagagaCATGAATTAAAATCTGATTGTCTTTAAAAAGGAGGATATAGAACGGTTATagaatacatatgtaaatacgGCGTGAAGAAAAACgggtataaaaaataaagtgacACAGTTGCTATTCTCACTCTTTtcggattttttaattttattctatatatagtaataatgatACTGTTATCGCACAAGTCTTAAGGGGTTACACCTAGTCATAACGGAGGAAAAATGGTGCTTTTAATGAGTTTTTTTTCCCTTAAGCAAtgaatttctttttgcaatttattttttattttataatacaatatttggaCTTGATTTTAgtgtatttacattttaaaaaatttcaaaatattttgaattatagcCGCTCTCCCGACGGGTCTCTTTTTTTTGGTGCTTTGCGGTGACCACTGTAGTTTGGAATTGACTCatttgaaatgaaatttttttgcggttattaattgaaaaatatacattctaCAGACTGGACGAAgggttttataaaagatttttttttcaaaatggcGGCTGTCTGAAGAAAAAGTTCGATTTTCATCTTAAAAAAAGGATTgttttttgttgataaaaaaggaaaaaagcaatataaaaaaaatccttcgTCCAGTCTCTGCATaagtatataagaaataagttcataaaatttgaagaaaatcgATTCAGTAGTTTTTGCGTAATCGTGGTCACCGATTTGAAAAATGCACTTTTGTGAAAAACGCGTTTAAAGTTTTGTGTTGTAATTACAGTAAGATACTTACATAGAATCATCTATTCCAGCACCAGATcaacatacaattttaaacacatatttTCGAGACATTGTActttatgaaaatgaaaaaagaaaatgcgatttttcgaattttatgaCTAGATGTAACCCCTTAAggtgttaaattattttatgatcaCCAATTTTGTTCTCGAGTTTTCACTCTTAGCTGAAATTTCCTTCCGGAAGATTCGGTGTGCGTATTTGCGGACAGATGTTTACGTGGTCAAACTATCCCCGGGTATCTCCTCTCTGTCGTTTACTCTCGTCGTTTTCTTCGGGCCGTCCAATCTTCAGCTTGGTTATAAGTTACACGACTTCCCacttaaattctttttccgCAAAAACTACCGGCGACGTCGCCGGTAAAAGCTACTTTCGGCAGGAGTTAGATGCCGTAGAGATGCGACTGTTATCCGGAGTTTCTCTGGTGAAATCCGAGGTGCGATGTATTGTTTCTCGGAGGAGAGGATGACTGGGTATTATTGGGAATTTCTTTCCATCGACAAATGGTAGATCGTTTAAAATCGAAGCCAGTAACATCATTCTCTTTATCTCGTTTTCTTGCTATTTgccaataaattattattattatataaattaactaattattacataaataatatcgcaATATCGTAAGTTTTGGGAAGAAATCAcaagtaattaatttgtgattttGATTTGTCTAAGTATAAAAACTCATAATGcagaataattcaaaatatattatcgtcTATATTTAGCctgatgattttttaatttttacgaatgactaatttctgaataatttttttcgagcactttattattaaaaatgcaattttaaagtatattgtGCCTCATAGAATATATTGTGCATCCATACTTACTGATTAGAATTCAGAATCAACTTTGTACAAGCAAGGAAGCAGTCGCCTCAAGATGCATAAATCAAAGACCGCCTCTGATTAAAGACGCTTGCTCGGGTAGCTCCCGAGTTTCTTAAGCTTAATGTAGGCTCGTAGAATGCAGAATAACTTTGGATCGTCTTTTTTATGTCCAGTAATGTCGTCGCAGTTATTGCGACTATACACGCGATTCATTAAGCAGAGATAAACGCAGTTACCAGTATCAAACTTGTGTAGAAgaaaacataaaagaaaaacaaaaaaaaaatagcaaaaagaTAGGAAGCGCAGCGTTTTCTCGCGTGAAACTTCCGAGAACGCCTCTACAAATATTATGGCTTCGAAAACgctatatttgcatataacgAGCAATTAAGGAGCCGCAGGAAAGTCAAGAAACTTTTACCGCAAAGTAGTTTTAGTTTACAGCAAATGCAAGAAAACTTCTAGTACTCGTAAACACGGCTTGTAGCTCgtattacacatatttaattagatttaaagtttttcctgtaatatttttttaacatacagACGGGAATTCTTACGAAACGTCAGTctgcttttaattataaattccttgatcaaagtttaaaatcattaactttcttacaattaataaaaaatatacatccttttaccaattttttaagattcaacttaaatcatttatgactaattttcaaattgtaacttttattataggtatataaaatttaagtaaatatatttattagtatatatattagtatatgccaataaaaataatatatattaatgtattaaacttattagaatttagaatcgaattatgaattaaaattatgtatgagggagaatgataattaataattattatttttacacattaataactttttttagagttgcatctttaatattattacaatattatcaaaaaaattcttcaactttttttaaaaaaagattaaaatatttaataaagaaatatttcatttttatattgaatcattatttatgtaataattgtattataaaaatactataatagagttaaaatgtacatacttgctgaaaaaaaaaaaaaaaaaaacacttttgtTTACGTTGGATTTATTTACgcgaaaaacaataaattttcaataatttatgatttgaAAGTTGCTGATGTATTAAAACGTATAAAGAGAAGCATTTTTCCATTTTGGCTCGATAGTACTTGTACATTTCCGTTGTACCGTGTAACATCGTTTAGTAAGGTATGTCCGATAATGCATGCATCTATCTTTGTTCGTTTCAGAAATGGCATTCTGGCTTAGCGAAGGCGGCGCAGAGATGGGCCGATCGTTGCCTCGGTTTAGTGCACGACAACGCGACCGGCCTGTACCTAGACGGCTACGGTCAGAGCGGGCAAAACATTTTCATCAGCACCGGTCGTACACTCTGGTGAGATGTTATTAAATCTTGTTTACTTCTAGTTAGCGAGTTCGCTTTGCAGCGGTATATTTGCTCAGGTGTACTCCGAGCGTACGCGCACGCTAGACTTTCTTCCGTGAAAATATGCAGCGGTCCATTTACCATTAATTAACTAACCACGCCGacttcattaaattaaattatattgcttCGACAGactattaatatgttaaacttaaattaaaacgaaactataaattaactttttatatataagaggatgataattatttttcttataccatcttgttatttgcatttttttgttggaacgaaagatttttttttaagatatattcagaATAAAGATtgggattatttttaagatgcaCACGCagttacttaaattatttagcaaggaattttattttgtacttttatatctaatttttatttattttataatatgtcattggagtaaaataatataaaatttaatatttaaagctGATTTCTCGTAAAGATATTATCCAGGATGGTTATTAATCTTACCATTAGAGGTACGATAAGAAATTGCAAATTTggcagttttataaattttattaagatcgTTTGAAAAGACGACTGCATCTTAACTCGTTGACAAGTCTTTGGAATGAGAATGATcgctgataataattaattcctcCCTCGGTCTTGAGGAATTAGATTATGCGCGCGCCAACAGTCCACAGTGATGGGCTGTTAGCGCAGAATCCGTAGCTCGTGTAGACAAGAGCTTTACAAACATCACAACCGCCGCACGCTTTACATCGCGCGCGGGTAACAGCCGGCCGCAAATCCGGATCGCTCATCACGCCGAATCACGCCTCCTCTCGTCGGAATGTTGCCAGGAACTTCCCCATCAGAATGTGGTACATGGAGTACAAGGACTTCAAGTACGGGCCGAATACGACGAACGAGATCCTCGAGATCGGCCATTACACGCAGATGGTGTGGGCGACGACACATCTGGTTGGATGTGGGGTGAAGGAGTGCACCGGCAGCAAGGGTCCGCTCGGCAAGGACTTCTACATGTATGTCTGCAATTATGCTCCGAGGTACGTATAATTGTCGAGTCTCTGATTGAAGAATCGCTAATGTTTACATATAGCGATGAATTCAACAGCGAACTCTGTTAATCGACTTGGgtgtttaataagaaaatatttcgagCCATTCTACATGCATTTCTCGAATAATGTAACTAAACAGGAAATATTTCCGCATGTATGCAGTCCATTTGTAGACTTACATATTCTTtggttaattttttctttacgaaaatatttacaccaataatttttaactaattaataattcataaataatgtataataataaaagaatagtgtagtaaaatataatggtaaaataaaaatatgataataaaataaaagcttttacataaattaagcTTCAgacatacaaataaataataaaatatattctttaatccTTCCCTTGATTTTAAGTAAACTTGcttaaacaaaatttgaatttaaagctTAATTATGTAAcgataatttctatattttcgtAAAGAAAATACCGATTTCGAGTCGTTCTACATGCATTTCTCGAATAATGTAACTAAACAGGAAATATTTCCGCATGTATGCAGTCCATTTGTAGACTTACATATTCTTtggttaattttttctttacgaaaatatttacaccaataatttttaactaattaataattcataaataatgtataataataaaagaatagtgtagtaaaatataatggtaaaataaaaatatgataataaaataaaggcttttacataaattaagcTTCAgacatacaaataaataataaaatatattttctaattcttcccttgattttaaataaacttgcttgaacaaaatttgaattcaaAGCTTAATTATGTAAcgataatttctatattttcgtaaagaaaataaaaatatgataat is part of the Anoplolepis gracilipes chromosome 2, ASM4749672v1, whole genome shotgun sequence genome and harbors:
- the LOC140676043 gene encoding cysteine-rich venom protein kaouthin-2; translated protein: MKWLWIIVLVALALPAAVPRKIHRSKPTPRLYGDNVSVDLIMTSNSKVRQKIVEIHNSFRMQVKPTAANMLVMKWHSGLAKAAQRWADRCLGLVHDNATGLYLDGYGQSGQNIFISTGRTLWNFPIRMWYMEYKDFKYGPNTTNEILEIGHYTQMVWATTHLVGCGVKECTGSKGPLGKDFYMYVCNYAPSGNYRGRLGLPYVAGKPCSMCKDHCTEGKLCTNACNHVDLWSNCAELVRTFDSWVCETDTKEGRERRKFCGATCNCKDKIYYHHG